TCCCCATCGGAATGAGGGCGATCTGCTCCCGCGAAGGAAGATTGGGCGACCAGTTCGGCACCCGGAACAGAAACAGGCTGGCGTGAACCCCCAGGCTGACCGCGATGGCCACCCAGGAGATCCGCCGCCGGCGCGGCAGGAACAGCTCACGCCGTGGCGGCGCTGCTCCCGACTCCACGTCCTGCTACCAATTCCAGCCGTGCAATCGCCTCGACGAGCCGCGCCGGTCCTACCGTCAGTGCAATCCGGAAGTACCCTTCGCCGGCCGGACCGAACGCCCGACCTGGCAACGTGACCACCCCCTGCTCCTCGAGCGCCGCACGACTCCAGGCGCTCGAGTCTGTTCCCGGCGGAAGCCGGACCCACAAGTACATCGCTGCCTGCGGACGATCGACCGCAAATCCGTGCGCCCGCAGCGCATCGACCCCGGCATCCCGCCGAGCCGCCAGCTCCGTACGGATCGGCTCCACGAACTCCTCGGCCCGGTCCAGCGCCACCACCCCGGCGCGCTGCACCGCCAGAAAGGGGCCGGTGTCGGTGTAACTCTTGATCTTGGTCAGTGCCCCGATCAACTCGCGATTCCCCACCGCAAAACCGATCCGCCACCCCGTCATCGAGAAACTCTTCGACAGCGAGAAGAACTCCACCGCAATGTCGCGGGCCCCGGGCAGATCGAAGATGCTGGGCGCCCGATATCCGTCGAAGGTCAGATCGCAGTACGCATTGTCATACGCCAGAACGATGCCCCGCGACCGGCAGATCGCCACCGTTCGTGCCAGATACTCCAATGGCGCGATGGCCGCCGTCGGATTGTTGGGATAGTTGAGATAGACGAGCCGAGTTCGGTCCAGCACCGCGGTCGGCAGCGCGTCCAGGTCGAGCAGAAAGCCATTGTCCGCCGCCAGACCAACCACGAAAGGCTCGGCGCCGGTCAGGATGGCGCCCCCGACGTAGGCCTGATACCCCGGCTCCGGCAAGATCACGACATCACCGGGATTGACCAGCGCAAAGGGCAGGTGCGCAAGGCCTTCTTTGGAACCAATCAGCGGAAGCAGCTCCGCACTGGGGTCGAAGCCATGTCCGAAGCGGCGCTCGACGTACCTCGCTGCGGCGCGCCGGTACTCGGCGTGGCCCTGCTGGAAACCGTACTTGCTCATTGCCGGGTCACGAATCGCTTCGATCATGGCCTCCCGGACTGGCTGCGGGGGGGGTGCATCGTTGTCACCGGCGCCGAGATCGATCACATCCACGCCAGCCTCGAGCAGCCGACGCTTGATGGCCGGCACCTCGGCGAGCGGGTAGCTCGGCAGCCGCGCCAGTCGATCGCTCAGACGGAGGCTCACTCGGCCACCACCGGGTTCCGGAGCAAGCCGACGCCGGGAATCTCCACTTCGACGACGTCACCGGGCGCCAGCCGTCCGACGCCGGCAGGCGTGCCCGTGGACACGATATCGCCCGGCTCCAGCGTCATGATGTGACTGATCAGGGACAGCACGAACGGCACGCCGAAGTGCATCGCGCTGGTATGCCCCTGTTGACGGATCTGTCCATTGACCCGGCAGATGATGTCGAGATTGCGCCAGTCGACATCGGCAACGACCTCGCTGCTGATCGGGCAGAAGGTGTCGTGCCCCTTGGCCCGCACCCACTGCGATTCCCGCTTCTGCCAGTCACGTGACGTCACGTCGTTGAGACACACATAGCCCCGGACCCCCTGCATGGCCTCCGCCTCCGATACGCGGCGGAGTCGGGATCCGATTACCACGGCCAGTTCGGCCTCATGTTCGACGTGGCTCGCAATCTTCGGGAGGACGATGGCCTCGCCGGACCCGATCAGCGAACTGGGGGGTTTGAGGAAGAGGAGCGGCTCGGCCGGAATCTCGCCACCCATCTCTTTGGCATGCTCGAAATAGTTCTTGCCGACGCAGACGATCTTGGAGGGTGTCTGGTTCACTCGTGCACTCGAGGAGGGTGAGAGTCGGGGCGCAGCCGGAAAGCCGACCCGCCGGGCCTATCTTAAGAATAATGCCTGCGGGGCCCGGATGGTCGCGGTGCGCCGCCCCGGTCAGACCTCCGCCCCGATGCCGTGGCCCGCAAAAAAGTCCTCAGCGGCCGTCCGAACCTGGGCCCAGGGACCGTCGACCCGGGGGGCTGCTGGCAGTCCGCTCAGGATCCAGGGTCCGTACCGACGCGTCAGCACGCGGCTGTCGAGCAGCACGACCACCCCGGCATCGGACCGGGATCGAATCAGCCGCCCGAACCCTTGCTTGAGCTTGAGCGCCGCGTGCGGCAGCAGGTACTGGAAGAAGCCGTCGACCCCCTGCTCCGCCAGGCGTTCGAGTCGGGCCGCAGTCAGCGGCTCCGACGGCACCTTGAACGGCAGCTTGGCAAGCACCAGCGTTCGCAGCGCCCGCCCGGGCACATCGACCCCCTCCCAGAACGAATCGGTACCGAGCAGGATGGCGTTGCCTGC
This region of Gemmatimonadales bacterium genomic DNA includes:
- a CDS encoding aminotransferase class I/II-fold pyridoxal phosphate-dependent enzyme produces the protein MSLRLSDRLARLPSYPLAEVPAIKRRLLEAGVDVIDLGAGDNDAPPPQPVREAMIEAIRDPAMSKYGFQQGHAEYRRAAARYVERRFGHGFDPSAELLPLIGSKEGLAHLPFALVNPGDVVILPEPGYQAYVGGAILTGAEPFVVGLAADNGFLLDLDALPTAVLDRTRLVYLNYPNNPTAAIAPLEYLARTVAICRSRGIVLAYDNAYCDLTFDGYRAPSIFDLPGARDIAVEFFSLSKSFSMTGWRIGFAVGNRELIGALTKIKSYTDTGPFLAVQRAGVVALDRAEEFVEPIRTELAARRDAGVDALRAHGFAVDRPQAAMYLWVRLPPGTDSSAWSRAALEEQGVVTLPGRAFGPAGEGYFRIALTVGPARLVEAIARLELVAGRGVGSSAATA
- a CDS encoding fumarylacetoacetate hydrolase family protein, with amino-acid sequence MGGEIPAEPLLFLKPPSSLIGSGEAIVLPKIASHVEHEAELAVVIGSRLRRVSEAEAMQGVRGYVCLNDVTSRDWQKRESQWVRAKGHDTFCPISSEVVADVDWRNLDIICRVNGQIRQQGHTSAMHFGVPFVLSLISHIMTLEPGDIVSTGTPAGVGRLAPGDVVEVEIPGVGLLRNPVVAE